One region of Faecalibacter bovis genomic DNA includes:
- a CDS encoding DNA topoisomerase IV subunit B, whose product MSELNQVNYTEDNIKTLDWKEHIRMRPGMYIGKLGDGSSQDDGIYILLKEIIDNCIDEFVMGAGKSVEINLRDDEVTIRDYGRGIPLGKMVDAVSKMNTGGKYDSQAFKKSVGLNGVGTKAVNALSTYFKVQSVRDGKTRIAEFSKGDLINQEEEKETSLRKGTKITFVPDKNIFLNFKFRKEYIVRMLKNYVYLNPGLKITFNGEEFYSTEGLKDLLRDNIEDETIYDIIHLRGEDIEIALTHSSKSYSETYYSFVNGQNTTQGGTHLTAFKEAIAKTVREFYNKNYDPADVRKSIISAVSIKVIEPVFESQTKTKLGSNEIGPGMTTVRTFINDFVKTNLDNYLHKHPEVAQALERKIKQSETERKELSGIRKLARERAKKVSLHNKKLRDCRQHYNDPKAQLRLDTTIFITEGDSASGSITKSRNPETQAVFSLRGKPLNSYGLTKKIVYENEEFNLLQAALNIEEGLEDLRYNNVVIATDADVDGMHIRLLAITFFLQFFPELIKDGHLYILQTPLFRVRNKKETRYCYTEQERIDAINELGKNPEITRFKGLGEISPDEFKNFIGKDIRLEPVMIGKDSSIDEMLEFYMGKNTPTRQEFIINNLSLDMVTNEI is encoded by the coding sequence ATGTCTGAATTAAATCAAGTCAATTATACAGAAGATAATATTAAAACCTTAGACTGGAAAGAGCATATTCGTATGCGTCCAGGGATGTATATCGGTAAGTTAGGGGATGGGTCTTCTCAAGATGACGGAATTTATATTTTACTTAAAGAGATTATTGATAACTGTATCGATGAGTTCGTTATGGGAGCTGGGAAATCAGTTGAAATTAATCTACGTGATGATGAGGTGACGATCCGAGATTACGGTCGTGGTATTCCTTTGGGGAAAATGGTTGATGCTGTTTCTAAAATGAATACTGGTGGAAAATACGATTCACAAGCTTTTAAGAAATCTGTTGGTCTTAATGGTGTTGGTACAAAAGCAGTTAATGCTTTATCTACATATTTCAAAGTTCAGTCTGTTCGTGATGGTAAAACCAGAATTGCTGAATTTTCTAAAGGAGATTTAATTAATCAAGAAGAAGAGAAGGAAACTTCGTTGCGTAAAGGAACTAAAATTACTTTCGTTCCAGATAAAAACATCTTTTTAAATTTTAAATTCAGAAAAGAATACATCGTACGTATGTTGAAAAACTACGTGTATTTAAATCCAGGTTTGAAGATTACATTCAATGGTGAAGAATTCTATTCGACTGAAGGTTTAAAAGATTTATTACGCGATAATATCGAGGATGAAACGATTTACGACATCATTCACTTACGCGGTGAAGATATCGAGATTGCATTAACGCATAGTTCAAAATCATATTCAGAAACATATTATTCATTTGTTAACGGTCAAAACACAACGCAAGGTGGAACGCATTTAACAGCGTTTAAAGAAGCGATTGCTAAGACGGTGAGAGAGTTTTATAATAAAAACTACGATCCTGCAGATGTTAGAAAGTCGATTATCAGTGCAGTTTCTATTAAAGTTATTGAACCAGTTTTCGAATCTCAGACGAAGACAAAATTAGGATCAAACGAAATCGGACCAGGTATGACTACGGTTCGTACGTTTATTAATGATTTTGTTAAAACGAATTTAGATAACTATTTACATAAACACCCAGAAGTTGCTCAGGCGTTAGAACGTAAGATTAAACAATCTGAAACTGAACGCAAGGAACTTTCAGGAATCCGTAAACTAGCTCGTGAACGTGCTAAAAAAGTAAGTTTACACAATAAAAAATTAAGAGATTGTCGTCAGCATTATAACGATCCAAAAGCTCAATTACGTTTAGATACTACCATTTTTATTACCGAAGGGGATTCAGCTTCTGGATCAATTACAAAAAGTAGAAATCCAGAAACACAAGCGGTTTTCAGTTTGCGTGGTAAACCATTAAATTCTTATGGATTAACTAAGAAAATTGTATACGAAAACGAGGAATTTAATCTTTTACAAGCTGCTTTAAATATTGAAGAAGGTTTAGAAGATTTACGTTATAACAATGTCGTTATCGCTACCGATGCCGATGTTGATGGGATGCATATTCGTTTATTAGCGATTACATTTTTCCTACAATTTTTTCCAGAGTTGATAAAAGATGGTCATTTATATATTTTGCAAACACCTTTATTTAGGGTGCGAAATAAAAAGGAAACGAGATATTGTTATACGGAACAAGAGCGTATAGATGCAATAAATGAACTAGGAAAAAACCCTGAAATTACACGATTCAAAGGATTAGGAGAAATTTCGCCAGATGAATTTAAAAACTTTATCGGCAAAGATATTCGCTTAGAACCTGTAATGATAGGAAAAGATAGTTCTATTGACGAAATGCTAGAATTTTATATGGGTAAAAACACACCCACAAGACAAGAATTTATTATTAATAATTTATCCCTAGATATGGTTACAAACGAAATATAA
- a CDS encoding DNA gyrase/topoisomerase IV subunit A, with protein MHIEEESIKKVSGMYQEWFLDYASYVILERAIPSIYDGLKPVQRRILHSMRELEDGRYNKVANIVGNTMKYHPHGDGAISDAIVQIGQKDLLIDMQGNWGNVYTGDRAAAARYIEARLTKFALEVVFNPKTTKWQPSYDGRNKEPIDLPIKFPLLLAQGVEGIAVGLSTKILPHNFNELIDASIAHLRGKKFQIFPDFQTAGLIDVSDYNDGLRGGKVRVRAKIIQEDKTLLKITEIPYGTTTGSLIDSILKANDKGKIKIKKIEDNTAAEVEILVHLAVGISPDKTIDALYAFTDCEISISPNACVINDKHPEFLTVSEILRYNTDNTLKLLKRELEIELDELQEQWHFSSLERIFIENRIYHDIEQEETWEGVIEAIRKGLQPHISHLLRDVTEEDIIRLTEIKIKRISKFDLDKAQQYLDSLEDKIVGVKHHLENLIDFAVEYFKSLKAKYGKDKVRKTEIRTFDNIDATKVAVANTRFYVDRVEGFIGTSLKKDEYVFECSDIDDIIVFKQDGSMLITKVDVKTFVGKGIIHIGVWRKNDKRTIYNLIYRDGKNGPAYQKRFAVTGITRDKEYDLTNGNKGSEVLYFSANPNGEAEVVSVILKTHQRIKKLKFDLDFADLAVKGRVSKGNLVTKYPIKKIELKEEGISTLAPRQIWYDPIVRRLNADERGDLLGSFKGDDKILTINNTGEAKLVSFDLGNRFDDEMTIIEKWKPEKPITCIYYDGTKDKYFVKRFVLEDTLNTQVFFTNEDEKSEIKFISTDYFPMVELQFSKIKGVEREEEVVNLEQFIAVKGIKAQGNQLTTYKLKNIVTLEPLPYEEPEEEILDDEEQQPTLFDEVMDDVDNNVEE; from the coding sequence ATGCATATAGAAGAAGAGAGTATCAAGAAAGTATCAGGAATGTACCAAGAATGGTTTCTTGATTATGCCTCTTATGTGATTTTAGAACGTGCAATACCATCAATTTATGATGGATTAAAACCCGTACAGCGCCGTATTCTACATTCAATGCGTGAATTAGAAGATGGTCGTTACAACAAAGTAGCAAACATTGTAGGAAATACAATGAAGTATCATCCTCACGGGGATGGAGCAATTTCGGACGCAATTGTTCAGATTGGTCAAAAAGATTTGTTAATTGATATGCAAGGAAACTGGGGTAACGTATATACTGGTGACCGTGCAGCAGCAGCTCGTTACATCGAAGCAAGATTAACAAAATTTGCATTAGAAGTTGTTTTTAATCCAAAAACTACAAAATGGCAACCATCTTATGATGGTCGAAATAAAGAACCCATTGATTTACCTATCAAATTCCCTCTACTATTAGCACAAGGTGTAGAGGGGATTGCGGTAGGTTTATCAACTAAAATATTACCTCATAATTTTAACGAGTTAATTGATGCTTCAATCGCACATCTTAGAGGGAAGAAGTTTCAAATATTTCCAGATTTTCAAACAGCTGGTTTAATTGATGTTTCTGATTATAACGATGGGTTACGCGGTGGAAAAGTAAGAGTTCGTGCTAAAATTATACAAGAAGATAAAACACTTCTTAAAATTACAGAAATTCCCTACGGAACTACAACAGGTTCTTTAATCGATTCTATTTTAAAGGCCAATGATAAAGGCAAAATTAAAATCAAAAAGATTGAAGACAACACAGCGGCCGAAGTTGAAATTTTAGTTCATTTAGCGGTTGGGATCTCACCAGATAAAACAATTGATGCACTTTATGCATTTACAGATTGTGAAATTTCTATTTCACCAAATGCATGTGTAATTAATGACAAACATCCAGAATTCTTAACTGTTTCAGAAATTCTTCGATACAATACAGATAATACTTTAAAATTATTAAAACGCGAATTAGAAATTGAACTTGATGAATTACAAGAACAATGGCATTTTTCTTCGTTGGAAAGAATTTTTATAGAGAATCGTATATATCATGATATTGAACAAGAAGAAACTTGGGAAGGTGTAATAGAAGCAATTCGTAAAGGTTTACAACCTCACATTTCTCATTTATTACGCGATGTTACCGAAGAAGATATCATTCGTTTAACTGAAATTAAAATTAAACGTATATCTAAATTTGATTTAGATAAAGCACAACAATATTTAGATTCTTTAGAAGATAAAATTGTTGGAGTTAAACATCATTTAGAAAACTTAATTGATTTTGCAGTTGAATACTTCAAGAGTTTAAAAGCGAAATACGGGAAAGATAAAGTCAGAAAAACAGAAATTCGTACGTTTGATAATATAGACGCTACTAAAGTAGCTGTTGCCAATACTCGTTTTTATGTAGATCGAGTAGAAGGTTTTATCGGTACATCTTTAAAGAAAGATGAGTATGTTTTCGAATGTTCTGATATTGACGATATTATTGTTTTTAAACAAGATGGTAGTATGTTAATTACTAAAGTCGACGTTAAAACATTTGTCGGCAAAGGAATTATACATATTGGTGTTTGGCGTAAAAACGATAAAAGAACAATTTATAACTTAATTTATCGTGATGGTAAAAATGGACCGGCATATCAAAAAAGATTTGCTGTTACAGGAATTACTCGTGATAAAGAATACGATTTAACAAACGGAAATAAGGGTTCAGAAGTTCTTTATTTTTCGGCTAATCCGAATGGTGAAGCAGAAGTTGTATCAGTAATTTTAAAAACACATCAAAGAATCAAGAAATTGAAATTTGATTTAGATTTTGCTGATTTAGCTGTAAAAGGTCGTGTAAGTAAAGGAAATTTAGTTACTAAATATCCAATCAAAAAGATTGAACTTAAGGAAGAAGGTATTTCAACATTAGCACCTCGCCAAATTTGGTACGATCCTATTGTTCGTCGTCTTAATGCTGATGAACGTGGTGATTTATTAGGTTCATTCAAAGGAGATGACAAAATCTTAACAATTAATAATACAGGTGAAGCAAAATTAGTTTCTTTTGATTTAGGGAATCGTTTTGATGATGAAATGACGATTATAGAGAAATGGAAACCAGAAAAACCAATTACTTGTATCTATTATGATGGAACAAAAGATAAATATTTTGTAAAACGATTTGTTTTAGAAGATACATTAAATACGCAGGTTTTCTTTACAAATGAAGATGAAAAGTCAGAAATTAAATTCATTTCGACTGATTATTTTCCAATGGTTGAATTACAATTTTCTAAAATTAAAGGAGTTGAACGTGAAGAAGAAGTTGTAAATCTTGAGCAATTTATTGCCGTTAAAGGAATAAAAGCGCAAGGAAATCAACTAACAACTTATAAATTAAAGAATATTGTAACACTAGAACCGTTACCGTACGAAGAGCCTGAAGAGGAAATTTTAGATGATGAAGAACAGCAACCAACTTTGTTTGATGAAGTAATGGATGATGTTGATAATAATGTAGAAGAATAA
- a CDS encoding rhomboid family intramembrane serine protease has product MGGISFIVLVLIGLNVLISWKGFNDLAFFDKYKFQVGPILNRKEHYRILSSGFLHVDMMHLLFNMLTLYFFADFIIQFYASPKAMFYGDTSMINMNLGYGMFLLVYLTSVIGGNVLSLFMHKKESFYSAVGASGGVSGILFAAIAAFPELELRIFFAIPIPAWIFGILYLGYSVYGMKNNVGNIGHSAHLGGAIVGLVATIIYFPELLQYNLLYIIGMIIPLGALGYLMIKNK; this is encoded by the coding sequence ATGGGAGGAATTTCATTCATTGTTCTAGTTTTAATAGGACTTAATGTTCTTATTAGCTGGAAAGGATTCAACGATTTAGCTTTTTTTGATAAGTATAAATTTCAAGTTGGTCCAATTTTAAATCGTAAAGAACATTACAGAATTTTAAGTTCAGGATTCTTGCATGTTGATATGATGCATTTGCTGTTCAATATGTTAACATTGTACTTCTTTGCAGATTTTATCATACAATTTTATGCAAGTCCAAAAGCGATGTTCTATGGCGATACTTCTATGATTAACATGAATCTTGGGTATGGAATGTTCTTGTTAGTATATCTTACTTCTGTTATTGGAGGAAATGTACTTTCATTATTTATGCATAAGAAGGAATCATTTTATTCGGCAGTTGGTGCATCTGGAGGTGTTTCAGGAATTTTATTTGCAGCGATCGCAGCTTTTCCTGAATTAGAATTAAGAATTTTCTTTGCAATTCCTATTCCTGCTTGGATTTTTGGAATCCTATATTTAGGATATTCAGTTTACGGAATGAAGAATAATGTAGGTAACATTGGTCATTCAGCCCATTTAGGTGGTGCAATAGTAGGTCTTGTCGCAACAATTATTTATTTCCCAGAATTATTACAGTATAATTTACTTTATATAATAGGAATGATTATTCCTCTTGGAGCATTAGGTTACTTGATGATAAAGAATAAATAA
- a CDS encoding C40 family peptidase: MKTSLLGMATIICTMFITSCSSLTSVSEVKEYSSRSFVPQTRLMETQTKLINKRANLEVEPVNTKEENSSMIVLNSVLDETNNLFTEFLLKEAETYIGTPYRYGGTTRNGIDCSAFVRSVFETFNMNLPRVSADQAKEGQRISTDEAREGDLVFFATRGGGRVSHVGIVHGRNENGVLTFIHSSTSQGVIITPLNDSYWGKRFLYAKRVL; the protein is encoded by the coding sequence ATGAAAACATCGCTATTAGGTATGGCTACAATAATTTGTACGATGTTCATAACTTCATGTTCTTCTTTAACCTCGGTTTCTGAAGTTAAAGAGTACTCTTCTAGAAGTTTTGTTCCACAAACAAGACTAATGGAAACTCAAACTAAATTAATCAACAAACGTGCCAACTTAGAAGTTGAGCCTGTTAATACGAAAGAAGAAAATTCTTCTATGATTGTGTTAAACAGCGTTTTAGATGAAACAAACAATTTATTCACTGAATTCTTATTAAAAGAAGCTGAAACTTATATTGGAACTCCTTACCGATACGGAGGCACAACAAGAAATGGAATTGATTGTTCTGCTTTTGTGAGAAGTGTTTTTGAAACTTTCAATATGAATTTGCCTCGTGTTTCTGCTGATCAGGCTAAAGAAGGTCAAAGAATTTCTACTGACGAAGCAAGAGAAGGAGATTTAGTTTTCTTCGCCACGAGAGGTGGAGGTCGAGTTTCGCATGTTGGAATTGTTCACGGAAGAAATGAAAACGGAGTTTTAACGTTTATTCATTCATCAACTTCTCAAGGAGTAATTATCACTCCATTAAACGATAGTTACTGGGGAAAAAGATTTTTATACGCAAAAAGAGTATTATAA
- the rpsT gene encoding 30S ribosomal protein S20, with amino-acid sequence MANHKSALKRIRQSAVRRDRNKYYHKSARTAIKALRGTEDKNEAETVFPKVSSMIDKLAKRNIIHKNKASNLKSKLAKHIAGLA; translated from the coding sequence ATGGCAAATCATAAGTCAGCATTAAAAAGAATTAGACAATCAGCGGTTAGACGCGATCGTAATAAATATTACCACAAATCAGCTCGTACAGCTATTAAAGCTTTAAGAGGAACTGAAGATAAAAATGAAGCGGAAACAGTTTTCCCTAAAGTATCTTCAATGATTGATAAATTAGCTAAAAGAAACATTATTCACAAGAATAAAGCTTCAAACTTAAAATCTAAGTTAGCTAAACACATCGCGGGATTAGCTTAA
- the purE gene encoding 5-(carboxyamino)imidazole ribonucleotide mutase: MVGIIMGSDSDLPIMKQAADVLTELNIPFELTIVSAHRTPERMFDYAKTAHERGINVIIAGAGGAAHLPGMVASITPLPIIGVPIKSSNSIDGWDSILSILQMPNGIPVATVAVNAAKNAGILAARILGSTNHEIQQRMIQYQQDLQKAVEAKIEIVKQEYPNGFDQ; the protein is encoded by the coding sequence ATGGTAGGAATTATAATGGGAAGTGATAGCGATTTGCCTATCATGAAGCAAGCTGCTGATGTATTAACTGAATTAAACATTCCTTTCGAATTAACAATCGTTTCTGCTCATCGTACGCCTGAACGTATGTTTGATTATGCCAAAACTGCTCACGAACGTGGAATCAACGTTATAATAGCTGGTGCTGGTGGTGCTGCACATTTACCAGGAATGGTTGCATCGATTACACCTTTACCTATAATTGGTGTACCAATTAAATCATCTAATTCTATTGATGGTTGGGATTCTATTTTATCAATTTTACAGATGCCAAACGGAATTCCAGTTGCAACAGTGGCTGTAAATGCTGCAAAGAATGCTGGAATCTTAGCTGCACGTATTTTAGGATCTACAAATCATGAAATTCAGCAACGTATGATTCAATATCAACAAGATTTACAAAAAGCAGTTGAAGCAAAGATTGAAATAGTAAAACAAGAATATCCAAACGGATTTGATCAATAA
- a CDS encoding 5-(carboxyamino)imidazole ribonucleotide synthase: MIKIGILGGGQLGYMFLQNALQYPCEISILDPAVDAPCAPHAHHFVQGDFKDYDTVVKFGKNLDAIGIEIEHVNVEALRYLKSIGKKVVPDPEALAIIQDKGVQKAFYTQNNIPTAPYFELDNWEDFKSKSDVNYPIFQKSKKDGYDGKGVQFIKSEADFNKLLQSPSIFETPADLDREIAVVTVADHLGNIVTYPTVEFVINEEYNLLDYLLIPSSLSKDVTDRAEEIARDVVKALNSPGVFAVEMFLNKDQSIWVNETASRVHNSGHSTIEGAYSSQFDQMLRTLMELPLGSTKLFTTSAMVNLIGAEGETGPAEIENVDTLLQIPGTFLHWYAKAITKPGRKMGHVTLVNDDIEQLKQNIKQVNETIRVVAKK, from the coding sequence ATGATAAAAATCGGAATTTTAGGAGGAGGTCAATTAGGATACATGTTTTTGCAAAATGCACTACAATATCCATGTGAAATAAGCATCTTGGATCCAGCTGTTGATGCGCCATGTGCACCACATGCACATCATTTTGTACAAGGAGATTTTAAAGATTACGATACAGTTGTGAAATTCGGAAAGAATCTGGACGCCATCGGAATCGAAATTGAACACGTAAATGTTGAAGCTTTACGTTATTTAAAATCCATCGGTAAAAAAGTAGTTCCAGATCCAGAAGCGTTAGCAATTATCCAAGATAAAGGCGTTCAAAAAGCTTTTTATACCCAAAATAACATCCCGACAGCTCCATATTTCGAATTAGATAATTGGGAAGATTTTAAATCTAAATCTGATGTAAATTATCCTATTTTTCAGAAATCGAAAAAAGATGGTTACGATGGTAAAGGTGTTCAGTTTATAAAATCTGAAGCTGATTTTAATAAATTGTTACAATCTCCATCAATTTTTGAAACGCCAGCCGATCTTGATCGTGAAATTGCTGTCGTTACAGTTGCCGACCATTTAGGAAATATCGTTACATATCCAACAGTTGAATTCGTTATTAATGAGGAATACAATTTGTTGGATTATTTATTAATACCAAGTTCATTATCAAAAGATGTTACAGATCGTGCCGAAGAAATTGCTCGCGACGTTGTAAAAGCACTAAATTCTCCGGGAGTTTTTGCTGTAGAAATGTTCTTGAACAAAGATCAATCAATTTGGGTGAATGAAACAGCCTCTCGTGTTCATAACTCTGGTCATTCAACAATTGAAGGAGCGTATTCTTCACAATTCGACCAAATGTTACGTACCTTGATGGAATTACCTTTAGGTTCAACAAAATTATTTACAACATCTGCTATGGTTAATTTAATCGGAGCAGAAGGTGAAACTGGACCAGCGGAAATTGAGAATGTAGATACGCTATTGCAAATTCCAGGAACATTTTTACATTGGTATGCTAAAGCCATTACAAAACCTGGTCGTAAGATGGGACATGTTACATTGGTAAATGATGATATCGAACAATTAAAACAAAACATAAAACAAGTCAACGAAACGATTCGTGTCGTTGCCAAAAAGTAA
- a CDS encoding endonuclease/exonuclease/phosphatase family protein, whose amino-acid sequence MIGIYLTSKSFYQYFVFDMLVHYSNYALIIAFFVLIFYNFLIRKQKNKSLLYLLPIFIIPYVVYNEMSYFYLGENAKGEKENFKIISINIFSQNEEFQHLQNYLKDETADVIVLQELTPSWQKHVEFIRKEYPYYKEEPRSNNFGIAVYSKIPFDTVITKNYIDEMHPSLLGELKVDGKPVSILMTHPVPPLPNQARFERRNKQYKLMKKEIDAMTNENIVFIGDFNSTVYSPNFKLLQSDKLKDARTGFGLQNSWNAFIPILRTNIDQCWVSKNIKVTNFYRGKDIQSDHFPIVAELKI is encoded by the coding sequence ATGATAGGAATTTACTTAACAAGCAAAAGTTTTTATCAATATTTTGTATTTGATATGTTGGTGCATTATTCAAACTACGCATTAATCATAGCATTTTTTGTTTTAATTTTTTATAATTTTTTAATCAGGAAGCAAAAAAATAAATCATTATTGTACTTATTGCCAATTTTTATAATTCCTTATGTTGTTTATAACGAAATGAGTTATTTCTATTTGGGTGAAAATGCAAAGGGTGAGAAGGAGAATTTTAAGATTATTTCTATCAATATATTTTCTCAGAATGAAGAATTTCAGCATTTACAAAACTATTTGAAAGATGAAACTGCTGATGTAATTGTGCTACAAGAATTGACACCTTCTTGGCAAAAACATGTAGAGTTTATCCGAAAAGAGTATCCTTATTATAAAGAAGAACCAAGAAGTAATAATTTCGGAATCGCTGTTTATTCAAAGATTCCATTTGATACAGTAATTACAAAAAATTATATCGATGAAATGCATCCTTCTTTGTTAGGCGAATTAAAAGTTGATGGAAAACCTGTATCTATTTTGATGACGCATCCGGTTCCGCCATTGCCAAATCAAGCGAGATTTGAGCGAAGAAACAAACAATATAAATTGATGAAAAAGGAAATTGATGCAATGACTAATGAGAATATCGTTTTTATTGGAGATTTTAATTCCACAGTGTATTCGCCAAATTTTAAATTATTACAATCAGACAAATTAAAAGATGCGCGTACTGGTTTTGGATTACAAAATTCTTGGAACGCATTTATTCCGATTCTTCGTACAAATATCGACCAGTGTTGGGTTTCAAAGAATATAAAAGTTACTAATTTTTATAGAGGAAAAGATATTCAGTCAGATCACTTTCCGATTGTAGCTGAATTAAAAATTTAA
- a CDS encoding GNAT family N-acetyltransferase produces the protein MEIIYTQTVNDGQFTIYEGDEIVGYIKYEWAKNGNINATGTFIDEKYRGQGLGENLMEELIELAEQNDVQIYPICPYVIHYFEKHPEFEYLLDEKYLESLKDEE, from the coding sequence ATGGAAATAATATACACGCAAACAGTAAATGATGGGCAATTCACAATTTATGAAGGTGATGAAATTGTAGGTTATATTAAGTACGAATGGGCTAAAAATGGGAATATTAATGCCACTGGAACTTTTATTGATGAAAAATACAGAGGTCAAGGTTTGGGAGAAAACTTGATGGAGGAATTGATTGAATTAGCTGAACAAAATGATGTACAGATTTATCCGATTTGTCCATACGTAATTCACTATTTTGAAAAACATCCTGAATTTGAGTATTTATTAGATGAAAAATATTTAGAATCTTTGAAAGATGAAGAATAA